One part of the Bdellovibrio sp. KM01 genome encodes these proteins:
- a CDS encoding acyl-CoA dehydrogenase — translation MSDVTNARPALTTLSEDEVAFRDAVRAFAESEIKPHVTHMDEKAEMNKDILKKLFEMGLMGIETPEKYGGAGSTFTMACLAVEEIGRVDGSVSVLVDVQNTLTTNAFLKWGTEAQKEKYLGAMASKWVGAYALSESSSGSDAFALKLKAEDKGDKWVLNGSKLWITNGNEADVFICFANIDMAKGYKGITAFIVEKSFKGFKVGKKEDKLGIRASSTCELLFENCEVPKENVLGEVGKGYKIAIETLNEGRIGIGAQMIGIAQGAYEAALGYVKGREQFGKPIAHFQGVQFQLAEMRTELEAARLMVYNAARLKDAGLDFIESAAMAKLYSSRAAEKITSKAIDLFGGNGFTKEYPVEKFWRDAKIGQIYEGTTNMQLQTIAKMELDK, via the coding sequence ATGTCTGACGTAACTAATGCACGTCCAGCTTTGACAACACTATCTGAAGATGAAGTAGCTTTCCGTGATGCTGTAAGAGCATTCGCAGAATCTGAAATCAAACCCCATGTGACACACATGGACGAAAAAGCTGAGATGAACAAAGACATTCTTAAAAAGCTTTTCGAAATGGGTTTGATGGGTATCGAAACTCCGGAAAAATACGGCGGCGCTGGTTCCACTTTCACAATGGCTTGCTTGGCCGTTGAAGAAATCGGTCGCGTAGACGGTTCTGTCTCTGTCCTTGTTGACGTACAAAACACTCTAACTACAAACGCATTCCTTAAATGGGGTACTGAAGCGCAAAAAGAAAAATACTTGGGCGCCATGGCTTCTAAATGGGTTGGCGCTTACGCTTTGTCTGAATCATCTTCTGGTTCAGATGCGTTCGCCTTGAAACTTAAAGCAGAAGACAAAGGTGATAAATGGGTTTTGAACGGTTCAAAACTTTGGATCACAAACGGTAACGAAGCGGACGTATTCATCTGCTTCGCAAATATCGATATGGCTAAAGGCTATAAAGGTATCACAGCGTTCATCGTTGAGAAATCTTTCAAAGGCTTCAAAGTTGGTAAAAAAGAAGACAAACTAGGTATCCGCGCTTCTTCAACTTGCGAACTGTTGTTTGAAAACTGCGAAGTACCAAAAGAAAACGTACTGGGCGAAGTTGGCAAAGGCTATAAAATCGCTATCGAAACATTGAATGAAGGTCGCATCGGTATCGGCGCGCAAATGATCGGTATCGCTCAAGGCGCTTACGAAGCGGCGTTGGGTTATGTTAAAGGTCGTGAGCAATTCGGCAAACCAATCGCTCATTTCCAAGGTGTTCAATTCCAACTGGCAGAAATGCGTACAGAGTTGGAAGCCGCTCGTTTGATGGTTTACAATGCCGCTCGTTTAAAAGACGCGGGTCTTGATTTCATCGAATCAGCAGCGATGGCTAAACTTTACTCTTCTCGCGCAGCTGAAAAGATCACTTCCAAAGCGATCGATTTGTTCGGCGGCAACGGATTCACTAAAGAATACCCTGTTGAAAAGTTCTGGAGAGATGCAAAAATTGGTCAAATCTATGAAGGTACGACTAACATGCAGCTTCAAACGATCGCTAAAATGGAATTGGACAAATAG
- a CDS encoding peptide ABC transporter substrate-binding protein has protein sequence MKRFLPALLLLVSIYAQGADSKSAPFVFRLHLSGEPTQMDPNRQKTSASSYLLANLFRNIYIYDNEKGLVPDLGSCTREKSQALVCKLKKDLQWSDGSRLTSADFLRTYKKMLNPKVAAPRADLLFKVKNAEDIYNGLKEVDTLGITTPDPVTLRFEFQGKAPDFEYNLTSFLLAPTKEDVKVYSGPYKLKEWLQGQRITLEPNFNYQGGHPQRPFVEFLFIEEDTVALQLYEKNQLQLLRRLPTLFIPKSKNRPDFHWISAIRFDYLGFGPELQKSDELRKALTYSLNYPELQKLFSSKGRPGCAGLPDSWFPEKAPCYDFDLKKVPKVKTDKTFTLMFSSLGGEDHKRATEWMQAQWQKNANLRLHLEMKENKVFINELQTNPPAMFRKGIAPDRPTCLAALENFASDSPENYIQLKSPEYDKILEQLGNSVKTAEQKKLCLTGVRYLMDRNLIIPLGAFDFAMLIKPEFVGWKFNQMNQLDLSQLHPRP, from the coding sequence ATGAAACGTTTTCTTCCGGCCCTTTTACTTTTAGTTTCTATCTACGCTCAAGGTGCTGATTCAAAGTCAGCACCTTTTGTTTTTCGTCTGCATCTTTCTGGCGAGCCCACACAAATGGATCCGAATCGCCAAAAGACTTCAGCCTCCAGTTATCTTTTAGCGAATCTTTTCCGCAATATTTATATCTATGATAACGAAAAGGGACTGGTTCCTGATCTGGGTTCGTGTACTCGCGAAAAATCACAAGCTCTGGTCTGTAAGTTAAAGAAAGACCTTCAGTGGAGTGATGGCTCTCGACTGACTTCTGCGGATTTTCTGCGTACTTACAAGAAAATGTTAAATCCAAAAGTCGCAGCCCCGCGTGCAGATTTACTGTTTAAAGTTAAAAACGCCGAAGACATTTATAATGGCCTTAAAGAGGTCGACACCTTAGGCATCACCACCCCCGACCCGGTGACTTTGCGCTTTGAGTTTCAAGGCAAAGCCCCGGACTTTGAATACAATCTGACAAGTTTTTTACTCGCCCCCACCAAAGAAGACGTGAAAGTTTACTCGGGCCCTTACAAATTGAAAGAGTGGTTGCAAGGTCAACGAATCACCCTGGAACCTAATTTCAATTATCAAGGCGGCCACCCACAGCGTCCATTCGTGGAGTTTCTTTTCATCGAAGAAGACACTGTCGCTTTACAGTTGTACGAAAAGAACCAGCTACAATTACTGCGCAGACTGCCCACTTTGTTTATTCCAAAATCGAAAAACCGCCCGGACTTCCACTGGATTTCAGCGATTCGTTTTGACTATTTGGGCTTCGGACCTGAGCTACAGAAAAGCGACGAGCTTCGTAAAGCTTTGACTTACTCTCTCAACTATCCGGAATTGCAAAAGCTTTTTTCTTCAAAAGGCCGCCCGGGCTGTGCTGGACTTCCTGATTCTTGGTTTCCAGAAAAAGCCCCCTGCTATGATTTCGATCTTAAAAAAGTTCCAAAAGTTAAAACCGACAAAACTTTCACATTGATGTTTTCATCTTTAGGTGGCGAAGATCATAAGCGTGCGACGGAATGGATGCAGGCCCAGTGGCAAAAGAATGCAAACCTTCGCTTGCACCTGGAAATGAAAGAGAACAAAGTTTTCATCAATGAGCTGCAAACCAATCCCCCGGCAATGTTCAGAAAAGGCATTGCTCCGGACCGACCGACTTGTCTGGCAGCACTTGAAAATTTTGCCAGCGATAGCCCTGAAAATTACATTCAGCTGAAAAGTCCCGAATATGACAAAATCCTCGAGCAATTGGGGAACTCCGTGAAAACTGCTGAACAGAAAAAATTATGTCTCACAGGGGTCAGATATTTAATGGATCGGAACCTGATCATTCCCTTGGGCGCTTTTGATTTTGCTATGTTGATCAAGCCGGAATTTGTTGGATGGAAATTCAATCAAATGAATCAGCTGGACTTGTCGCAGTTACATCCAAGACCTTAA